The Polaribacter tangerinus genome has a segment encoding these proteins:
- a CDS encoding SRPBCC family protein — protein MKTIKVILVIISLMVVAFLATGFLIKETTYTVKVTINKPLNEVFTSFTNIDNSKNWMPEIQEIETINKNFGITGSTYKLKILNQEQPIFVTERVMAYVPKEKYTVFMDAENMLTKYDYLFSEENDKTTIELNARRQSETYLMGCMFPFFKGNFITQDQLILNNFKDFIEKD, from the coding sequence ATGAAAACAATAAAAGTCATTTTAGTAATAATATCTTTAATGGTTGTTGCATTTTTAGCAACAGGGTTTTTAATTAAGGAAACAACATACACCGTTAAAGTGACAATTAATAAGCCTTTAAATGAAGTGTTTACTTCATTTACCAACATAGATAACTCTAAAAATTGGATGCCAGAAATTCAGGAAATAGAAACCATTAATAAAAACTTTGGAATTACAGGAAGTACTTATAAATTAAAAATACTTAATCAAGAACAACCTATTTTTGTTACAGAAAGAGTAATGGCTTATGTTCCTAAAGAAAAGTATACCGTTTTTATGGATGCAGAAAATATGTTAACAAAATACGACTATCTTTTTTCTGAAGAAAATGACAAAACTACCATCGAATTAAATGCCAGAAGACAAAGCGAAACTTATTTAATGGGTTGTATGTTTCCTTTTTTTAAAGGGAATTTTATAACACAAGATCAATTGATTTTAAATAATTTTAAAGACTTTATAGAAAAAGATTAA
- the menA gene encoding 1,4-dihydroxy-2-naphthoate octaprenyltransferase: MDVKSYLKAARLRTLPLSISGIIMGVFLGNIATNTSHNYLHAIFSSSVFWLAILTTIGFQVLSNFANDYGDGVKGTDKIRLGEARMVSSGKITPKQMKVAMIITTILTLLVALCLIYVSFGKDNFVYSILFFVLGISSIVAAIKYTVGNSAYGYHGFGDVFVFLFFGILSVVGSYFLVTKNIDYPIFLPAISVGLLSVAVLNLNNLRDFTEDIKNNKNTLVVRLGEKRAKIYHYLLILTALFTSLLYVYINFSSFFELIFLVAFIPLFKNIITVYKNKVSATLDAELKKVALSTFLFAILFSIGQFF, translated from the coding sequence ATGGATGTAAAAAGTTATTTAAAAGCCGCTCGTTTAAGAACATTGCCGCTATCAATCTCAGGAATTATTATGGGCGTTTTTTTGGGAAATATAGCTACGAATACTTCCCACAACTATTTGCATGCTATTTTTAGTTCTTCCGTTTTTTGGCTTGCAATACTTACTACTATTGGCTTTCAAGTACTTTCTAATTTTGCAAATGACTATGGAGATGGTGTAAAAGGAACTGATAAAATAAGATTAGGCGAGGCTAGGATGGTTTCATCAGGAAAAATTACTCCAAAACAGATGAAAGTAGCTATGATTATAACCACTATTTTAACTCTTCTAGTAGCTTTGTGCTTAATTTATGTATCATTTGGTAAAGATAATTTTGTGTATTCGATATTATTTTTTGTTTTAGGAATTTCATCTATTGTAGCTGCTATTAAATATACTGTAGGAAATTCTGCCTACGGTTACCATGGTTTTGGTGATGTTTTTGTGTTTTTGTTTTTCGGGATTTTAAGCGTTGTTGGGAGTTATTTTTTAGTTACAAAAAATATAGATTATCCTATTTTTTTACCAGCAATTTCTGTGGGACTTTTAAGTGTAGCAGTATTAAATTTAAATAATTTAAGAGATTTTACAGAGGATATTAAAAATAATAAAAACACTTTGGTGGTTAGGTTAGGAGAAAAAAGGGCAAAAATATATCATTATTTACTCATACTAACGGCTTTATTTACTTCACTTTTGTATGTCTATATAAATTTTAGTTCATTTTTTGAACTTATTTTTTTAGTAGCATTTATACCGTTGTTTAAAAATATAATTACAGTATATAAAAATAAGGTATCAGCAACTTTAGATGCAGAGTTAAAAAAGGTGGCGCTGAGTACTTTCTTATTTGCAATACTTTTTTCAATAGGACAATTTTTTTAA
- a CDS encoding o-succinylbenzoate synthase — MIKATYKKYILNFKNPSGTSRGVLKTKETWFLMLESDGKFGVGETGLFRGLSSDDVPEYEEKLIWVCKNIHLGLPTLLMQLSAFPSIQFGLEQAFLSLNSTSEFELFPSDFTTKKSPININGLVWMGDKQFMKNQIIEKISAGFSCIKMKIGAIDFETELALLKSIRKEFSEADIELRVDANGAFKVTHALEKLKRLSELELHSIEQPIQPRQYQEMALLCEQTPLPIALDEELIGVHSTKEKELILSTIKPHYIILKPSLIGGFSGAKEWISIAENNNADWWITSALESNVGLNAIAQFTYTLQNNLPQGLGTGGLFTNNFESPLEVTNGKLLYNSDKKWHFKV, encoded by the coding sequence TTGATAAAAGCAACTTACAAGAAGTATATACTTAATTTTAAAAACCCGAGTGGTACTTCTCGCGGAGTTTTAAAAACAAAAGAAACATGGTTTTTAATGCTCGAGAGTGATGGTAAATTCGGAGTAGGAGAAACGGGTTTGTTTAGAGGCTTAAGTAGCGATGATGTACCAGAATATGAAGAAAAATTAATTTGGGTATGTAAAAATATTCATTTGGGTTTACCTACATTGCTTATGCAGTTATCGGCATTTCCCTCCATACAATTTGGTTTAGAACAAGCCTTTTTATCATTAAATTCAACTTCTGAATTTGAATTGTTTCCGTCCGATTTTACGACTAAAAAGTCTCCAATTAATATAAACGGACTTGTTTGGATGGGAGACAAGCAGTTTATGAAAAATCAAATTATAGAAAAGATATCCGCAGGTTTTTCTTGCATAAAAATGAAAATTGGAGCCATAGATTTTGAAACAGAATTGGCGTTATTAAAAAGTATAAGAAAAGAATTTTCTGAGGCAGATATTGAGCTTCGTGTAGATGCAAACGGAGCTTTTAAGGTAACTCATGCATTAGAAAAGCTAAAAAGATTGTCGGAACTCGAGCTACACTCCATAGAACAACCAATTCAACCAAGACAATACCAGGAAATGGCCCTTTTATGTGAACAAACACCACTGCCTATTGCTTTAGATGAAGAGTTAATTGGGGTGCATTCTACCAAAGAAAAAGAGTTGATTCTATCAACAATTAAACCACATTATATTATTTTAAAACCTAGCTTAATTGGAGGTTTTTCTGGTGCTAAAGAGTGGATTTCGATTGCAGAAAACAATAATGCAGATTGGTGGATAACTTCTGCTTTAGAAAGTAATGTTGGTTTAAATGCAATTGCACAATTTACTTATACCTTACAAAATAATTTGCCCCAAGGTTTGGGGACGGGAGGTTTGTTTACCAATAATTTTGAGAGTCCGTTAGAGGTTACTAATGGAAAGCTATTGTATAATTCAGATAAAAAATGGCATTTTAAGGTTTAA